One Actinospica robiniae DSM 44927 genomic region harbors:
- a CDS encoding NUDIX hydrolase, with product MASTFESGTFEFPVPEHWRERVGRYLDGSLPIVPARPAATVVLLRDTPSGPEVYLVKRAASMAFAGGRYAFPGGRVDPDDALPLPWLGPDAARWGERFGLPSENAYALVASAVRETFEETGVLFAGTDASSVLGDVSGTAWEEQRRRIETREMTLAAALEARDLALRADLLGAWSRWVTPEFEERRYDTAFFVAALPAGQAARDVSGETESTAWTSPAQALADFEEGKVLMLPPTFTTLRQLLPYPTAADALAASRERALHPVQASVRVREDGTAALIWTV from the coding sequence ATGGCCAGCACCTTCGAATCAGGCACCTTCGAATTCCCCGTGCCGGAGCACTGGCGCGAACGCGTCGGCCGGTACCTCGACGGAAGCCTGCCGATCGTGCCGGCCCGGCCCGCCGCCACCGTGGTGCTGCTGCGCGACACGCCGTCCGGCCCCGAGGTCTACCTGGTCAAGCGGGCCGCGAGCATGGCTTTCGCGGGCGGGCGCTACGCCTTCCCCGGCGGCCGGGTCGATCCCGACGACGCGCTGCCGCTGCCCTGGCTGGGACCGGACGCGGCCCGCTGGGGCGAGCGCTTCGGGCTCCCGTCGGAGAACGCGTACGCGCTGGTCGCCTCGGCGGTGCGGGAGACGTTCGAGGAGACCGGCGTGCTGTTCGCCGGGACGGACGCCTCCTCCGTGCTCGGCGACGTCTCCGGCACGGCCTGGGAGGAGCAGCGCCGCCGGATCGAGACGCGGGAGATGACGTTGGCCGCGGCCCTGGAGGCCCGCGACCTGGCGCTGCGGGCCGACCTGCTCGGCGCGTGGTCGCGCTGGGTGACGCCGGAGTTCGAGGAGCGGCGCTACGACACGGCGTTCTTCGTCGCGGCGCTGCCGGCCGGCCAGGCCGCCCGGGACGTGTCCGGGGAGACCGAGTCGACGGCCTGGACCAGTCCGGCCCAGGCGCTGGCCGACTTCGAGGAGGGCAAGGTACTGATGCTGCCACCGACCTTCACCACGCTGCGCCAGCTGCTGCCCTACCCGACCGCCGCCGACGCGCTCGCCGCCTCCCGGGAGCGCGCGCTCCATCCGGTCCAGGCGAGCGTCAGGGTGCGCGAGGACGGCACCGCGGCGCTCATCTGGACGGTCTGA
- a CDS encoding DUF1269 domain-containing protein, with protein MATLTVWKFAEADAAQRALSTLEDLQRQQLITVQDGAVVSWPEGEKKPKTTQLHNLAGAGALGGAFWGMLFGILFFIPLIGLALGAAAGALGGSMADVGIDDAFIKEVKQKVTPGTSALFLLSSDAVLDKVKEHVSGMRAELIHTNLSADQEAALRSTFSED; from the coding sequence ATGGCGACGTTGACGGTGTGGAAGTTCGCGGAGGCCGACGCGGCTCAGCGGGCGCTGAGCACGCTGGAGGACCTCCAGCGCCAGCAGCTGATCACGGTTCAGGACGGCGCCGTGGTCTCCTGGCCGGAGGGGGAGAAGAAGCCGAAGACCACCCAGCTGCACAACTTGGCCGGCGCGGGCGCGCTGGGCGGCGCGTTCTGGGGGATGCTCTTCGGCATCCTTTTCTTCATCCCGCTCATCGGCCTCGCGCTCGGCGCCGCGGCCGGCGCGCTCGGTGGCTCGATGGCGGACGTCGGGATCGACGACGCCTTCATCAAGGAGGTCAAGCAGAAGGTCACGCCGGGCACCTCGGCGCTGTTCCTGCTCTCCTCCGACGCGGTGCTGGACAAGGTCAAGGAGCACGTGAGCGGGATGCGCGCGGAGCTGATCCACACCAACCTGTCGGCCGATCAGGAGGCCGCGCTGCGTTCGACCTTCAGCGAGGACTGA
- a CDS encoding lysylphosphatidylglycerol synthase transmembrane domain-containing protein has protein sequence MAQEMAEDRPRGSGRSHERHEGAADSPGSDGPSGPGSAEPAGSTSGAVRPEAEQERRRRLRHRLTQALAIAVIIAVFAFIFPRIASYGAAWRVVSSMTAPWILALAGVTVLNLVVNWWFITACLPGLGLPRAAAMNLSSTAVANTVPGGGAIALGVSWNMASAWGFSGEQFTLYTLVSGLWSQFAKFGTPAVALIALSAVGSANRSLVLATILGTAVFLAALGAVIAALHSDGFMAALGRAAQRFMDWLTGLFHRQGPRHVERGFLDFKHQAAHLLATRGWLISISVLASDLVGWLVQLACLRACGVGAAEVSWEKSFAGYALIRLLTTIPITPGGLGITEVGLTAYLASGLGGAATDRIAAAILLARALTFVVPIPLGAVNFTVWKWLRRRDDPLGPLA, from the coding sequence GTGGCGCAGGAGATGGCGGAGGACCGGCCCCGCGGCAGCGGCCGGTCGCACGAGAGGCACGAGGGGGCCGCGGACTCCCCGGGCTCCGACGGGCCTTCGGGGCCCGGGTCCGCGGAACCGGCCGGCTCCACCAGCGGCGCGGTGCGGCCGGAGGCGGAGCAGGAGCGGCGCCGGCGGCTGCGGCACCGGCTGACCCAGGCCCTCGCGATCGCGGTGATCATCGCCGTGTTCGCGTTCATCTTCCCGCGGATCGCCTCGTACGGCGCCGCCTGGCGCGTCGTCAGCTCGATGACCGCGCCCTGGATCCTGGCCCTGGCCGGGGTCACCGTGCTCAACCTGGTGGTGAACTGGTGGTTCATCACCGCCTGCCTGCCCGGGCTGGGCCTGCCGCGCGCCGCGGCGATGAACCTGTCCTCGACCGCGGTGGCCAACACGGTGCCGGGCGGCGGCGCCATCGCCCTCGGGGTGAGCTGGAACATGGCCTCGGCCTGGGGGTTCAGCGGCGAGCAGTTCACCCTCTACACCCTGGTCTCCGGCCTGTGGAGCCAGTTCGCCAAGTTCGGCACGCCCGCGGTCGCGCTGATCGCGCTCTCCGCGGTCGGCTCGGCCAACCGCTCGCTGGTGCTGGCCACCATCCTCGGCACGGCCGTCTTCCTGGCCGCGCTCGGCGCGGTGATCGCGGCGCTGCACAGCGACGGGTTCATGGCCGCGCTCGGCCGGGCGGCGCAGCGGTTCATGGACTGGCTCACCGGCCTGTTCCACCGTCAGGGGCCCCGGCACGTCGAGCGCGGCTTCCTCGACTTCAAGCACCAGGCCGCGCACCTGCTGGCCACCCGGGGCTGGCTGATCAGCATCTCCGTCCTGGCCAGCGATCTGGTCGGCTGGCTGGTGCAGCTGGCCTGCCTGCGCGCCTGCGGGGTGGGCGCGGCCGAGGTCTCCTGGGAGAAGTCCTTCGCCGGCTACGCGCTGATCCGGCTGCTGACCACCATTCCGATCACCCCGGGCGGACTCGGCATCACCGAGGTCGGGCTGACCGCTTATCTCGCCTCGGGCCTCGGCGGCGCGGCCACCGACCGGATCGCGGCGGCGATCCTGCTCGCCCGCGCCCTGACGTTCGTGGTCCCGATCCCGCTCGGCGCCGTGAACTTCACCGTGTGGAAGTGGCTGCGGCGCCGGGACGATCCGCTCGGCCCGCTGGCCTGA
- a CDS encoding PLP-dependent aminotransferase family protein has product MAEETRQDYQGLADEVAERIAVGALRPGERLPTQRAYARRRGIAPSTATRVYRELVRRGLVAGEVGRGTFVRAAPAAGGPALAEPAAAPIDLELNYPVIPDQAALLARALGPLLRGDALEDALRPIGVVGTAAARERFAGLAAEDGWTPAPASVLFAGNGKQAAAAALSALVPPGGRLGVEALTYPVIKGLAQRLAITLVPLRMDERGVTPEALIATHRANPLRAVYLQPRSHNPLGHSMDDARRDEIANVLRHEGMYAIEDAVWSFLAPPGTASLASAAPERVVRVDSLSKRLAPGLSVGFLVAPASLHAELANAVRSSPALPGAFALEAAVRWLGDGTVERISAAKRADAAARARLARAILGGLGASTSEHSYSCWWELPEPWRAETFVAAAAGLGIAVTPGAAFAADPRSAPRAVRIGLASPTLDVLEDALRSLAELCRAGT; this is encoded by the coding sequence ATGGCGGAGGAGACGCGGCAGGATTATCAGGGTCTTGCCGACGAGGTCGCGGAGCGGATCGCGGTCGGCGCGCTGCGGCCGGGCGAACGGCTGCCGACGCAGCGGGCCTACGCGCGGCGCCGAGGGATCGCGCCCTCCACCGCCACCAGGGTCTACCGCGAGCTGGTGCGCCGCGGCCTGGTCGCGGGCGAGGTGGGCCGGGGCACGTTCGTCCGCGCCGCACCCGCCGCGGGCGGGCCCGCCCTGGCCGAGCCGGCCGCCGCGCCGATCGACCTCGAACTCAACTATCCGGTGATCCCCGATCAGGCCGCGCTGCTGGCCCGGGCTCTGGGCCCGCTGCTGCGCGGCGACGCCCTCGAGGACGCGCTGCGCCCGATCGGCGTCGTCGGTACGGCCGCGGCCCGGGAGCGCTTCGCCGGCCTTGCCGCCGAGGACGGGTGGACGCCCGCACCCGCATCAGTGCTGTTCGCGGGCAATGGAAAGCAGGCCGCGGCGGCCGCGCTCTCCGCGCTCGTGCCGCCGGGCGGTCGGCTCGGCGTCGAGGCGCTGACGTACCCGGTCATCAAGGGTCTGGCCCAGCGCTTGGCCATCACCCTCGTGCCGCTGCGGATGGACGAGCGCGGAGTGACCCCCGAAGCCCTGATCGCCACGCACCGCGCCAACCCTTTGCGCGCCGTCTACCTCCAGCCGCGCTCGCACAACCCGCTCGGCCACAGCATGGACGACGCACGCCGCGACGAGATCGCCAATGTCCTGCGACACGAGGGCATGTACGCGATCGAGGACGCCGTCTGGTCGTTCCTCGCGCCGCCGGGCACGGCCTCGCTCGCGTCTGCCGCGCCGGAGCGCGTGGTGCGCGTCGACAGCCTGTCCAAGCGGCTCGCCCCCGGCCTTTCCGTCGGCTTCCTCGTCGCGCCCGCGTCGCTGCACGCCGAGCTCGCCAACGCAGTGCGCTCATCCCCCGCCTTGCCCGGCGCGTTCGCCCTCGAAGCCGCCGTGCGCTGGCTGGGCGACGGCACCGTCGAGCGGATCAGCGCCGCCAAACGCGCCGATGCGGCAGCCCGCGCACGGCTGGCCCGCGCAATCCTGGGCGGGCTCGGCGCGAGCACGTCGGAGCACTCTTATTCCTGCTGGTGGGAGTTGCCCGAGCCGTGGCGCGCGGAGACCTTCGTCGCGGCCGCGGCCGGACTCGGCATCGCGGTCACCCCGGGCGCGGCCTTCGCCGCCGACCCGCGCAGCGCGCCGCGCGCCGTCCGCATCGGCCTCGCCTCGCCGACCCTCGACGTGCTCGAAGACGCGCTGCGCAGCCTCGCCGAGCTCTGCCGCGCCGGAACCTAG
- a CDS encoding DUF2252 domain-containing protein: protein MKTTVRDSAEAGLAARAATPPTAHAGLDLPSDRLDPVSVLERQAASRVPELVPVRHGRMLASPFTYFRGAAAAMAADLAATPDSGLRTQLCGDAHLCNFGMFASPERRLVFDLNDFDETYPGPWEWDVKRLAASLEIAARSNEYGRKHRRAIQLAAVRAYQHAMNTFAGMSELDVWYARADVEDLKDMLKDQLKKARRKAAFDKTVAKARSRDSMRAMAKLTELVGEHRRIAADPPLVVPVADLLPGAEREDLEAVVRGMIGQYRNSLQSDRRRLLDQFAYADLARKVVGVGSVGTRCWIVLMFGRDSADPLLLQVKEAQRSVICEYGGMKTGRADLGCQGRRVVEGQRLMQTVSDIFLGWATVDGIDGQRRDFYARQLADWKGSIAIEEMVPAGMTAYGRLCGWTLARAHARSGDRVAISAYLGEDATFAHAIAEFAEAYAELNERDYDAMRAALRSGRITAEPDHR from the coding sequence GTGAAGACCACAGTCCGCGATTCGGCCGAAGCCGGCCTGGCTGCCCGCGCCGCGACCCCGCCCACCGCGCACGCCGGGCTGGACCTGCCGTCGGACCGGCTGGACCCGGTGTCCGTGCTCGAGCGCCAGGCCGCCTCGCGGGTGCCCGAACTCGTGCCGGTGCGGCACGGCCGGATGCTCGCCTCGCCGTTCACCTACTTCCGCGGCGCGGCCGCCGCGATGGCCGCCGACCTGGCCGCGACCCCCGACTCCGGCCTGCGCACGCAGCTGTGCGGCGACGCGCACCTGTGCAACTTCGGCATGTTCGCCTCGCCGGAGCGCCGGCTCGTGTTCGACCTCAACGACTTCGACGAGACCTACCCGGGCCCCTGGGAGTGGGACGTCAAGCGGCTGGCCGCGAGCCTGGAGATCGCCGCGCGGTCGAACGAGTACGGCCGCAAGCACCGGCGCGCCATCCAGCTGGCCGCGGTCCGGGCGTATCAGCACGCGATGAACACCTTCGCCGGGATGTCCGAGCTCGACGTCTGGTACGCCCGCGCGGACGTCGAAGACCTCAAGGACATGCTCAAGGACCAGCTGAAGAAGGCCCGGCGCAAGGCAGCCTTCGACAAGACCGTGGCCAAGGCCAGGTCGCGCGACAGCATGCGGGCGATGGCCAAGCTCACCGAGCTGGTCGGCGAGCACCGCCGGATCGCCGCCGACCCGCCGCTCGTGGTGCCGGTCGCGGACCTGCTCCCGGGGGCCGAGCGCGAGGACCTCGAGGCGGTCGTACGCGGCATGATCGGCCAGTACCGCAACAGCCTGCAGAGCGACCGGCGCCGGCTGCTCGACCAGTTCGCCTACGCCGACCTGGCCCGCAAGGTGGTGGGCGTCGGCAGCGTCGGCACCCGCTGCTGGATCGTGCTGATGTTCGGCCGCGACTCCGCGGATCCGCTGCTGCTGCAGGTCAAGGAGGCGCAGCGGTCGGTGATCTGCGAGTACGGCGGGATGAAGACCGGCCGCGCGGACCTCGGCTGCCAGGGCCGGCGGGTGGTGGAGGGCCAGCGGCTGATGCAGACCGTCAGCGACATCTTCCTCGGCTGGGCCACCGTGGACGGGATCGACGGGCAGCGGCGCGACTTCTACGCGCGGCAGCTGGCGGACTGGAAGGGCTCGATCGCGATCGAGGAGATGGTCCCGGCCGGGATGACCGCGTACGGCCGGCTGTGCGGCTGGACGCTGGCCCGCGCCCACGCGAGGTCGGGCGACCGGGTGGCGATCAGCGCGTACCTCGGCGAGGACGCGACCTTCGCGCACGCGATCGCCGAGTTCGCCGAGGCCTACGCCGAGCTGAACGAACGCGACTACGACGCGATGCGTGCGGCGCTGCGCTCCGGGCGGATCACCGCGGAGCCGGATCACCGCTGA
- the fusA gene encoding elongation factor G, which yields MGTNTLRINTLSAVRNLGILAHVDAGKTTVTERMLYAAGAVHKRGEVHEGTTVTDFDPQERSRGITIFAAAVSCGWHSHRLNLIDTPGHVDFSDEVERSLRVLDGAIAVFDAVAGVEPQSESVWRRADRHGVPRIVFVNKMDRAGADLDAAVADIRARLHPSPVPVQLPIGSEAGFSGVVDLVRMRATTWAQDSGDAVDEPIPAALAELARSRRHELEELVAERHAAALEEYAAQSQLSESSLRSALRELTISGELVVVLCGAAYRNRGIEPLLDAVVDYLPSPLDRDAVRGVDGVARSADPAEPLAALAFKVDVAGPGRLTYLRLYSGTLRKGDSVLDVSAGRTERIGRILRVQADRHTEVEQATAGDIVAVAGLKMVRTGATLSAPAAPILLEPPTATEPVVSIALEPEREADAEKLGAALARLAEADPSLVVRTDRETGQLLLSGLGELHLEVAVERIRAERGITVRTGRPQVAYREAVVRGVSGFVYRHVKQDGGPGQWAHIVLDVQPLTGRVGDTGFEFDDTIVGGRVPREFVRAVEAGCRDALAEGPRAGHPVTGLRVVLVDGATHVKDSSEVAFRTAGLLGLRQALRASELVVLEPLAEVTVTAPQDVVGTVLGDLTARRGRVADSTVRGATAVVTAAVPLAEVFGYATRLRSRTQGRGSFTARASGYAPAAANAPEHVR from the coding sequence ATGGGTACCAACACTCTGCGTATCAATACCCTGTCCGCTGTGCGCAATCTCGGCATCCTCGCCCACGTGGACGCGGGTAAGACCACCGTCACCGAGCGGATGCTCTACGCCGCCGGCGCCGTGCACAAACGCGGCGAGGTGCACGAAGGCACGACAGTCACCGACTTCGATCCGCAGGAGCGCTCGCGTGGCATCACCATCTTCGCGGCGGCGGTCAGCTGCGGCTGGCACTCGCACCGGCTCAATCTGATCGACACGCCCGGACACGTCGACTTCTCCGACGAGGTGGAGCGCTCCTTGCGCGTCCTCGACGGGGCGATCGCGGTGTTCGACGCGGTCGCCGGGGTCGAGCCGCAGAGCGAGTCCGTCTGGCGTCGGGCTGATCGGCACGGCGTGCCGCGGATCGTGTTCGTCAACAAGATGGACCGGGCCGGCGCCGACCTCGACGCCGCGGTGGCCGACATCCGTGCGCGGCTGCACCCGTCGCCGGTGCCCGTCCAGCTGCCGATCGGCAGCGAAGCCGGGTTCAGCGGCGTGGTCGACCTGGTCCGGATGCGGGCGACGACGTGGGCGCAGGACTCAGGAGACGCGGTGGACGAGCCGATTCCGGCAGCGCTGGCCGAGCTCGCACGCTCGCGTCGGCACGAGCTGGAGGAGCTGGTGGCCGAGCGGCACGCGGCGGCGCTCGAGGAGTACGCGGCACAGTCGCAGCTGTCTGAGTCGTCTCTGCGGTCCGCGCTGCGGGAGCTGACGATCTCGGGCGAGCTCGTCGTCGTGCTCTGCGGAGCCGCCTACCGCAACCGCGGGATCGAGCCGCTGCTCGACGCCGTGGTCGACTACCTGCCCTCTCCGCTGGACCGGGACGCGGTCCGCGGCGTCGACGGCGTGGCGCGGTCCGCGGACCCGGCCGAGCCGTTGGCGGCGCTGGCGTTCAAGGTCGATGTGGCCGGCCCCGGCCGGCTCACCTACCTCCGGCTGTACTCGGGCACGCTGCGGAAGGGTGACTCAGTGCTCGACGTCAGTGCCGGCAGGACGGAGCGGATCGGCCGGATCCTGCGGGTGCAGGCCGATCGGCACACCGAGGTCGAGCAGGCGACGGCCGGCGACATCGTCGCCGTGGCCGGGCTCAAGATGGTGCGCACCGGCGCCACCCTCAGCGCGCCGGCCGCGCCGATCCTGCTCGAACCGCCGACGGCGACCGAGCCGGTGGTCTCCATCGCCCTCGAACCCGAGCGCGAGGCGGACGCGGAGAAGCTGGGCGCGGCGCTGGCCCGGCTGGCCGAGGCCGATCCGTCGCTCGTCGTGCGCACGGACCGGGAGACCGGGCAGCTGCTGCTCTCCGGCCTGGGCGAGCTGCATCTGGAGGTGGCGGTGGAGCGGATCCGGGCCGAGCGCGGCATCACCGTGCGCACCGGGCGGCCGCAGGTGGCCTACCGCGAAGCGGTGGTGCGCGGTGTTTCAGGGTTCGTCTATCGGCACGTGAAGCAGGACGGAGGTCCGGGGCAGTGGGCGCATATCGTGCTCGACGTGCAGCCGCTCACCGGCCGCGTCGGCGACACCGGATTCGAGTTCGACGACACCATCGTGGGCGGCCGCGTGCCGCGCGAGTTCGTCCGGGCGGTCGAGGCCGGCTGCCGGGACGCGCTGGCCGAGGGTCCGCGGGCCGGGCATCCGGTCACCGGGCTGCGCGTCGTGCTCGTCGACGGCGCCACCCACGTGAAGGACTCCTCCGAGGTCGCCTTCCGCACCGCCGGACTGCTCGGCCTGCGCCAGGCCCTGCGGGCCAGCGAGCTGGTCGTGCTCGAGCCGCTGGCCGAGGTCACGGTGACGGCGCCGCAGGACGTGGTCGGCACGGTGCTCGGGGATCTGACGGCCCGCCGCGGCCGGGTCGCCGACTCGACCGTGCGCGGCGCGACCGCCGTGGTCACCGCAGCGGTGCCGCTGGCCGAGGTGTTCGGCTACGCGACCCGGCTGCGCAGCCGCACTCAGGGCCGTGGCAGCTTCACCGCCAGGGCGTCCGGCTACGCCCCGGCCGCGGCGAACGCGCCGGAGCACGTGCGCTGA
- a CDS encoding S9 family peptidase has protein sequence MTRFDGPFGDLSRFLEIPRVSGLSLSPDGAALAAVVQNLSPDRKKFLSSIWRIDPDGGAPVRLTRSADGESAAAYLADGSLLFTAKRPDPQAGKDDPAPDGAGLWTLPAAGGEARLLAAPPAGVDGVAVAREAGTVVLRVGVLPQAKDLAEDARRRKARKDADVGAILHEDPKVRFWDHQLGPDTKRLFAFTPPAPESAEQPELTDVSGDIGPALDGYDVTPDGRAVVASWEAKLPSGELRADLVVIDVATGERRTLASEPGYEYAHPLVSPDGRLVIAHRFRHGDYDRCFSSSLWLLPLDGSEPGRDPLPELDLWPQVQAWSHDGAAVYFVADELGRAPIFQLDLATGTVTRLTGDHGAYAQVQVAPDGTVYALRSAVDAPARPVRLASGVADQAPILLAAPGAELELPGRLENVVATAADGQEIHARLVLPEGEGPAPLLVFIHGGPHSSWNSWTWRWNPWVLARRGYAVLLPDPALSTGYGQQFSQRGWGEWGDKPFTDLMAVTDAVVARPDIDETRTAALGGSFGGYMANWVATHTDRFKAIVSHAGLWQLELKATSDAALFFRLEFGDIMERPERWQRNSPHRHVENIRTPMLVIHGDKDYRVPVGNALWQWYDLQRHDLDAKFLYFPDENHWVLKPQNSALWYETVAAFLAHKVLGEPWQQPELL, from the coding sequence GTGACGCGGTTCGATGGTCCCTTCGGCGATCTGTCCCGGTTCCTCGAGATCCCGAGAGTGTCCGGGCTCTCCCTTTCACCGGACGGCGCCGCCCTCGCCGCCGTGGTGCAGAACCTCTCGCCAGACCGCAAGAAGTTCCTCTCCTCGATCTGGCGGATCGACCCGGACGGCGGCGCGCCGGTCCGGCTCACCCGCTCCGCCGACGGCGAATCGGCCGCCGCGTACCTCGCCGACGGCTCGCTGCTGTTCACCGCCAAGCGCCCGGATCCGCAGGCGGGGAAGGACGATCCGGCTCCCGACGGCGCCGGCCTGTGGACGCTGCCGGCCGCCGGCGGAGAGGCGCGCCTGCTGGCCGCGCCCCCGGCCGGAGTAGACGGCGTCGCCGTCGCCCGCGAGGCCGGCACCGTGGTGCTCCGGGTCGGCGTGCTGCCGCAGGCGAAGGACCTCGCCGAGGACGCGCGGCGGCGCAAGGCCCGCAAGGACGCGGACGTCGGCGCGATCCTGCACGAGGACCCGAAGGTCCGCTTCTGGGACCACCAGCTCGGCCCGGACACGAAGCGGCTGTTCGCCTTCACCCCGCCGGCGCCGGAGTCGGCCGAGCAGCCCGAACTCACCGATGTCAGCGGCGACATAGGCCCCGCGCTGGACGGCTACGACGTCACCCCGGACGGACGCGCCGTCGTCGCCTCGTGGGAGGCCAAGCTGCCGAGCGGCGAGCTGCGCGCGGACCTCGTCGTGATCGACGTGGCCACCGGCGAGCGCCGGACCCTGGCGAGCGAACCAGGCTACGAATACGCCCATCCGCTGGTCTCGCCGGACGGGCGCCTGGTGATCGCCCATCGCTTCCGGCACGGCGACTACGACCGCTGCTTCAGTTCCAGCCTGTGGCTGCTGCCGCTGGACGGCAGCGAACCGGGCCGCGACCCGCTGCCCGAACTCGACCTGTGGCCGCAGGTCCAGGCCTGGTCGCACGACGGCGCCGCGGTGTACTTCGTCGCCGACGAGCTCGGGCGCGCCCCGATCTTCCAGCTCGACCTGGCCACCGGCACCGTCACCCGGCTGACCGGCGACCACGGCGCCTACGCGCAGGTCCAGGTCGCTCCGGACGGCACCGTCTACGCCCTGCGCTCCGCCGTCGACGCGCCGGCCCGCCCGGTGCGGCTGGCCTCGGGTGTCGCGGATCAGGCCCCGATCCTGCTCGCCGCTCCCGGCGCCGAGCTCGAGCTGCCCGGCCGGCTCGAGAACGTGGTCGCGACCGCCGCGGACGGCCAGGAGATCCACGCCCGCCTGGTGCTGCCCGAGGGCGAGGGGCCGGCGCCGCTGCTGGTGTTCATCCACGGCGGCCCGCACTCGAGCTGGAACAGCTGGACCTGGCGCTGGAACCCGTGGGTGCTGGCCCGCCGCGGCTACGCCGTGCTGCTGCCGGACCCGGCCCTCTCGACCGGCTACGGGCAGCAGTTCAGCCAGCGCGGCTGGGGTGAATGGGGCGACAAGCCGTTCACCGACCTGATGGCGGTCACCGACGCGGTCGTGGCCCGCCCGGACATCGACGAGACCCGCACGGCCGCGCTCGGCGGCTCCTTCGGCGGCTACATGGCGAACTGGGTGGCCACCCACACCGACCGGTTCAAGGCCATCGTCTCGCACGCCGGCCTGTGGCAGCTCGAGCTCAAGGCCACCTCGGACGCGGCGCTGTTCTTCCGCCTCGAGTTCGGCGACATCATGGAGCGGCCCGAGCGCTGGCAGCGCAACTCGCCGCACCGCCACGTCGAGAACATCCGCACGCCGATGCTGGTGATCCACGGCGACAAGGACTACCGCGTCCCGGTCGGCAACGCCCTGTGGCAGTGGTACGACCTGCAGCGGCACGACCTCGACGCGAAGTTCCTCTACTTCCCGGACGAGAACCACTGGGTCCTCAAGCCGCAGAACTCAGCCCTCTGGTACGAGACGGTCGCCGCGTTCCTGGCGCACAAGGTCCTCGGCGAGCCTTGGCAGCAGCCTGAGTTGCTCTAG
- a CDS encoding DUF7144 family membrane protein produces MAAGGARPGAAKTGTVLAAALMILVGALGITQGAAAIAKDEMYALVGTYVYKFSLTTWGWIHLVAGALVLLAGLALFTGSVLARALGIALTALVVFANFLVLPYQPVWSAVMIGIGVFAIRALFHNVGPDAV; encoded by the coding sequence ATGGCGGCCGGAGGAGCCAGGCCCGGCGCGGCGAAGACGGGCACCGTGCTCGCCGCGGCCCTGATGATCCTGGTCGGCGCCCTCGGCATCACCCAGGGCGCCGCGGCCATCGCCAAGGACGAGATGTACGCGCTGGTCGGCACGTACGTCTACAAGTTCAGCCTGACCACCTGGGGCTGGATCCACCTGGTCGCCGGCGCCCTGGTGCTGCTGGCCGGGCTGGCCCTGTTCACCGGCTCGGTGCTGGCGCGGGCCCTGGGCATCGCGCTGACCGCGCTGGTGGTCTTCGCGAACTTCCTCGTCCTGCCCTACCAGCCGGTCTGGTCGGCGGTCATGATCGGCATCGGCGTGTTCGCGATCCGGGCCCTGTTCCACAACGTCGGCCCGGACGCGGTCTAG